The genomic interval GACCTGCGCTCGATCACGCCGTCGGAACGGGTCAGCACGGTGGTCTGGGGCGGAGGAGGAGCCTGCGGCGGCTTCTTGAAGTGCCCCTTGACCCGGTCGATCAGGTCGCCTTCGAGGTTGCTGGAGGCCGACTTCCCTTTCGCGCCGATCCTCTCCAGGAAAGCGATGATCTCCCTGCTCGTCTCCATGCCCAGGTCTTTCGCCAGATCCCGAATCCGAACCTTGTCCATCCACTCCCCCTGCCGAAGTTATGCTTCGTGCGTCCTCGCGGCGGCCAGCCGGTCCGCCAGTTCCGTGCCCGACTCGCCCATCTTCCAGCGCGCGCCGCCCTTCCGCGTCCGGAGTCTGGCGGCGAACCGCCCGATGCATTCGCCGTCGCGGCACAGGTAGATGCCGCGTCCGGGGAGCCTGCCCGCCGGGTCGGGGGTCCACCCCGCCCCGGGCCTCCCCGCGATCCGGAGAAGCCGTTCCTTCCCCGTCACGGCCCCGCACTGAACGCAGGTGCGCCTTGTTTCTTTCATGCTACTCCTTCCGGGGGCCGCTTCCCTCTCCCCCGGCCGGTTCTTCCGCCGCCGGTTCCGCGGAAGGCGCTTCCGACGGCGCGGGTTCCGCCGAAGGCGGATCAGCCGTCCCGGCGTCTGCCGGCGCCTCCGCAGGGGCCTCCGCCTCCGGCTTCTTCGCGAAGAGACCTTCCGCCCGCTTCAGCGCGTCCTCGACCTGCCCCTCGGCGCGGACCTCGATGTTCCACCCCACCAGCTTGGAGGCGAGCTTGACGTTCTGCCCCTTCTTGCCGATCGCCAGCAGGAGCTGCTCCTCGGGGACGATCACCTCCATGGTCTTCTCCGACTCGTTCACGAGGACCCGGATGATCTCCGCGGGCTGGAGGGCGTTGCAGACGAACTTCGCGGGATCCTCGTCCCAGGCGATGATGTCGATCCGCTCGCCGCGCAGCTCCTGGACGACGCTCTGCACGCGGGATCCCTTCATGCCGACGCACGCCCCGACCGGGTCCACGTCGCGGTCCCTCGAGCGGACGGCGATCTTCGTCCGGAAGCCCGGCTCCCTCGCCACGCTCAGGATGCTGACCACCCCCTCGTACACCTCGGGGACCTCCTGCTCGAACAGCTTGATGATCATCCGGGGATCGGCCCGGGACAGCAGGATCTCCGGCCCGCGGGAAGTCTTCGTCACGTCCTTGATGTAGGCGCGGATCCGGTCGGTCTGGCGGTACCGCTCCCGGGGAATCTGCTCCGACGGCGGCATGATCGCCTCCGCCTTGCCCATGTCGATGACGAGGCAGTCGCGCTCGTACCGCTGCACGATGCCGTTGATGATCTCCCCCTTGCGGCCGATGAACTCGTTGTAGATGACCTCCCGCTCGGCGTCCTTGACCTTCTGCATGATGATCTGGCGCGCGGTCTGGGCGGCGATCCGGCCGAGGTCCTTGGTGCTGAGCCGGTCGCCCAGGCTGTCCCCCACCTGGGCCTCGGGGTCCAGCGCCTGCGCCTCGGCGAGCGACATCTGGGTGTCCGGGTCGGTCAGGTTGTCCGTCACCGTGCGGAAGGCCAGGATCTCGAATTCTCCGGTTTCGGGATCGTAGGTCGCCTCGAGGATCTTGTTCGCCCCGTATTTCTTCCGGGCGGCGCTTTCGAGGGCCTCCTTGATCGCTTCGATGATGATGTTCTTGTCGATCCCTTTTTCCTTGCCCAGCTGGGCAATGATCTGTCCGACGTCCAGGATCATCGCTTTTTCTTTCCCTTCCCGAAGAGTTCTTCCTGGGTAACGTCCAGGTTCGCCTTCCGGATCTCGCCGTAGGCGATCCGGATCACCGCGTCCTCCGTCTTGAGATCGATCCCGCCGTCGTCCGACCCGGCCAGGATCCCCACGAAGTTCCGGCGGCCCTCTTTCATCTCCGACAGCGTCAGCCGCACCCGGCTGCCCACGGACAGGGCGAAATGCTCCGGCCTGCGCAGCCTGCGGTTCAGTCCGGGGGAGGAAACCTCGAGCAGGTACGTTCCCTCGACGGGATCCTCCACGTCGAGGATCGCGCCGAACCTGCGGCTGAAGGACCGGATCTCCGAAAGCGATACGCCGCCTTCCCGGTCGACGAAAACCCGCAGGACGATCCGCGGCCCCTCCCGCGCGACCTCGAGGTCGAACAGGGAAAGGGAGAGATCCCCCGCGACTTCCCGGGCGATCGCCTCGATCTTTTCGGTATCCGCTTTCATCGAAGACAGAAAAAAAAAGTGGGCACCGGCCCACTTATCCTCCCCAACACCCCGATTATATTACAGGGAAAACGCGAGCGACCACAACACATTTCTTTCTCCCTCCCCGCCCTGTCAGGGGAGGAAGCTCCCCCGGTACTCCTTCACGCCGCGGATCCCCTCCCGGGCCAGGAAATCGCGGATCCCCTCGACGATCTCGATGCACGCGTTCGGGTTGCGGAAATTGGCCGTCCCGACCTGTACCGCGGCCGCCCCGACGAGGAGGAACTCGAGCGCGTCCTCCGCGCTCCGGATCCCGCCGATCCCGATCACGGGGATCTTCACCGCCTTGCACGCCTCCCACACCATCCGCAGCGCCACCGGCTTGATCGCCGGCCCCGAAAGCCCCCCCGTCACGTTGCCCAGCCGCGGCCGCCGCGTCCGCGGATCGACCGCCATCCCCAGCAGCGTGTTGACGAGGGAGACCGCGTCTGCGCCCGAGTCCTCCGCCGCGCGGGCCATCTCCCCGATGTCGGTGACGTTCGGGGACAGCTTCACCCAGAGCGGCTTCGCGGTGGCCGCGCGGACCCTCCGGGTCAGCCCGTACAGCCCTTTCGCGGTGGAGCCGAACGCGATGCCGCCTTCCCTCACGTTGGGGCAGGAGACGTTCAGCTCGACCGCGGCCAGGGCGGGAACCGCGGACAGCCGCCGCGCGACCTCCTCGTATTCCTCCTCCGTCCGCCCGTAGATGTTCGCCACGAAGACGGCCCCCGCGTCCTCCAGCCGGGGGGCGACTTCGCCGATGAACCTCTCCACCCCGATGTTCTGCAGGCCGATGGCGTTCAGCATCCCCGCCGGAGTCTCCACGATCCGCTGCGGCGCGTTCCCCCGCGTCGGGAGGAGGGAGAGCCCCTTCACGATCACCGCGCCGAGGCGGGAGATGTCGTAGAACGGCGCGAATTCCAGCCCGTATCCGAACGTCCCCGAAGCGCTCATCACGGGATTCTTCAGGAGCAGGCTCCCCACCCGCGCGGTCAGGTCCGGGGTCACCATACGACCTCCCGGGCATCGAACACCGGCCCCTCCTTGCAGACGCGCCGATAGGCGGTCCCGTCCCCTTCCCGCACCTCGGTCACGCATCCCCAGCAGACGCCGAACCCGCAGGCCATATGGTTCTCGAGCGACACCTGCGCGGGAACGCCCCGGGAGCCGGCCGTCTCCGCGATCTCCCGGAGCATCTCCCTCGGGCCGCACGCAAGGATCGACAGCCGCCCGGCCTCGGGGGGCTTCAGGGCCTCGAGGCGGGCGCGGAGCGCGGCGCCCACCGTCCCGTGGAAGCCGGCGGTCCCGTCGTCGGTGCACAGGTGCACCCTGCCGGGCACGTTCCCCCCCGGGGTCCAATCCCGCGGGGGAAGCTGTTCGCGGGTCCGCGCGCCGAGGAACATCTCGAAATCGCTCCGTCCCTGCGAGAGGGCCATCCCGGCGGGGAACACCGTGGAGAAGCCGACACCGCCCCCCGCGAGCCACCAGGTCCGGTCGGGATCGTCGAGCCGGAAGCCGTTCCCCAGCGGCAGGGTGATGGACAGGGGGTCGCCCTCGTGCAGGCCGGACAGCAGCGCCGTGCCGCGCCCGACCACCTTGTAGACGAACTCGACCGTTCCTGACACCCGGGTCCCTCCCGACCGGAAGATCGCGAGCGGCCTCGGGAGGAGCGGGTCGTTCCCGGGCCACCCCGATACCATGGCGAACTGTCCGGGCACGAACTCGACCCGGTCGGGGACCGCCACCTCCATCCGGTAGAAGATTCCGTGCCCCACGTTCCGCAGGATCCTGCCGCCGACGAACCGCGGATTAGCTCGCATTTCTCACCAGCCTCCTACTGCGGCGGCGGATACGGGCACACCTACTGCGTTGTGCCCCTCCCGCCGGGAACGGCATGATGGTGCCGGCGTCCGGGGGTACCCCAGGGAGCGTTTCTTGCCCGGGAGTGGGGCGCTCGGTCGGGCTCCTCGACGCACTGTCAAGTGCGCCTCCGGGGCCCTCGGTCGCGACGCCTTGTAGTGCTGCCAGGATGGCAGCATGCCGCGGAGGCCATGGATGGCCGGGAGCGGCCCACGCCCGTCTCCACCGCCTCGCTACGGACGCTGGTGAGAAATGCGAGCTATGTGGCATCCCTGTCCCGTATCTCCCGGGAGAGCAGCAGCGCGTCCTCCCCCGTGTCGGTGTAGTACCCTCTCCGGATCCCCTGGAACGCGAAGCCCAGCCGCCCGTAAAGCCGCTGCGCCTCCTCGTTCCCGGCCCGGACTTCGAGGTGGATCCGTTCCGATCCCGCCAGGGCCCCCCTGCGGATGCACTCCCGGACCAGGGCTTCCCCCACCCCCTGTCCCCGGAAATGCGGGTGCACCGCGATATTCAGGAGATGGGACTCGCCGGCGACGTTCCAGCAGACGGCGTAGCCGAGGATCTCCCCCGGGGCCCCCTCCGCGACGAACGGCCGGGAGAAGGGACGGTCGATGTCCTCGGCGAACATCCCGCGGGACCAGGGCGTCGGGAAGGAGGCCTCCTCGATCGCCATCACCCCGTCGAGGTCGCAGGGGGCCATGTTCCGGATCCGGAACTTCAGCCCGGACCTCCCGCTACCAGCGGATCAGCGCCGACGCCCAGGTGAACCCCGCGCCGAACGCGGCGAGGCATACCAGGTCCCCCTCGCGGATCCGCCCCTGCTCGAGGCACTCGTCCAGCGCGATCGGGATCGACGCGGCGGTGGTGTTCCCGTACCGCTCGATGTTCGAAAACACCTTATCCTCCGGCAGCTCCAGCGCCGCCCCCACCGCCTGCGTGATCCGCTGGTTCGCCTGGTGCGGGATGAGCAGCGACAGGTCGGAGACCGTGTGCCCGTTCTCCGACAGCGCCTCCCGGATCACCTCCGGGAACCGGCGGACGGCGTGCGCGAAGACGTACTTCCCGTTCATCTTCGGGTAATGCCTGCCGGCGTCTATGACCTCGTGGGTCAGCCAGGGGCTCTGCAGGAAGCCCGGCTCCGCGGCGCAAAGCTCCCGCGCGTGCTTCCCCTCCGAATGGATGTGCGTGGAAAGGATCCCCTTGCCGGGCTCCGCCGGGCCGACCACCGCCGCACCGGCCCCGTCCCCGAAGATCACCGTCACGTCGCGCCCCGCCGTGGAGAAGTTGAGCCCCTTGCTGTGGAGCTCGGAGCCGACCACGAGGACGTGGTCGTGGAATCCCCCCTTGACGTAGGCCTCCGCGACGGAGATGCCGTAGACGAACCCGCTGCACTGGTTGCGCACGTCGATGGCCCCGACGGTCCGAAGCCCGAGCATGTCCTGCACGAGGACGCCGACGCCCGGAAAGTACATGTCCGGGGAGAGCGTCGCGAAGATCACCAGGTCGATGTCCTCCGGTGAGATCCCCGCCTTGTCGATCGCCTTCCGGGCGGCAGCGGCCCCCATGTGGCAGTTCCCGACCGGCGCCTCCGCGTAGCGCCGCTCCCGGATCCCCGTCCGCTGGACGATCCACTCGTCCGTCGTGTCCATCAGCTTCGTGAGCTCCTCGTTCGTCACCACGCGGGGAGGCAGCTCTCTCCCGGTGCCCATGATCCGCGCGCCGCGCATCGAAGCGCCATTTTTCATATCAGCACCGCCGCAGCGAGGGTCGTGGTGTACTCGTCCTTCACGATCGCGGACTGCGTGATGTTGAAGGACTTGTAGATCTTCCCGCTGATCTTCCAGACCTCCCGCTTCTCGTCCCAGCTCCTGTCCTCGTCGAACTCGACGCCCAGTGTGGACGCCAGCATCGCCGCCGCGAGGTCTTCCGCATAGTCTCCCGCCACCTTCTCGGTCTGGCCGAAGGCGTGGTGCTCGCTCAGGTACCCGTAGACGGACCGGTCGGACGGGAGGGCGCACCCCACGGAGGCGGCCACCAGCCGGCGGGGCTCGTCGCTGCAGCAGCGGCTCATGACCACGTAGACGATCTCGCCCGGCGAAAGCAGCTTCAATCCCGCCTCTTTCGAGACGATCCGGGCCTGCGGGGGGAATATGCTGGACACCTGGACGAGGTTGAACTTCTCGATGCCTGCGTCCCTGAGGGCCAGCTCGAACGAGGTCAGCTGCTCCCGGTGCCGGCCGACACCCTTGGTGAAGAAGACCTTCGCGGGAACGGTCATGGCTATTCCCCCTGCCGCGCCACGACCCACCCCATGATCCGGTAGCAGAGGCGCGCGGCCAGATAATCCGGAGCGGCCATCCCCGCGATGGGCGCGAGCTCCATGACGTCGAATCCCACGAGGTTGCAGTTCCCCCGCAGCACGTCCCGCAGGATGTCGGTCACCTCGAACCAGGTGAGGCCCCCGGGTTCCGGGGTGACGACCGATGGCATGATCCCGGGGTCGAACACGTCGAGGTCGATGGTGATGTAGACGTTCCCGGAGAGGGAGCTGACGATCCCCTTCGTCACGTCCGCGAGGTTGTCCCGGACCTCGGAGGCGTAGAAGGTCTTCACGTCCTCGGTCTTCTTGAGG from Thermodesulfobacteriota bacterium carries:
- a CDS encoding YlxR family protein, whose product is MKETRRTCVQCGAVTGKERLLRIAGRPGAGWTPDPAGRLPGRGIYLCRDGECIGRFAARLRTRKGGARWKMGESGTELADRLAAARTHEA
- the nusA gene encoding transcription termination factor NusA, producing MILDVGQIIAQLGKEKGIDKNIIIEAIKEALESAARKKYGANKILEATYDPETGEFEILAFRTVTDNLTDPDTQMSLAEAQALDPEAQVGDSLGDRLSTKDLGRIAAQTARQIIMQKVKDAEREVIYNEFIGRKGEIINGIVQRYERDCLVIDMGKAEAIMPPSEQIPRERYRQTDRIRAYIKDVTKTSRGPEILLSRADPRMIIKLFEQEVPEVYEGVVSILSVAREPGFRTKIAVRSRDRDVDPVGACVGMKGSRVQSVVQELRGERIDIIAWDEDPAKFVCNALQPAEIIRVLVNESEKTMEVIVPEEQLLLAIGKKGQNVKLASKLVGWNIEVRAEGQVEDALKRAEGLFAKKPEAEAPAEAPADAGTADPPSAEPAPSEAPSAEPAAEEPAGGEGSGPRKE
- a CDS encoding ribosome maturation factor RimP, with translation MKADTEKIEAIAREVAGDLSLSLFDLEVAREGPRIVLRVFVDREGGVSLSEIRSFSRRFGAILDVEDPVEGTYLLEVSSPGLNRRLRRPEHFALSVGSRVRLTLSEMKEGRRNFVGILAGSDDGGIDLKTEDAVIRIAYGEIRKANLDVTQEELFGKGKKKR
- a CDS encoding dihydroorotate dehydrogenase; amino-acid sequence: MVTPDLTARVGSLLLKNPVMSASGTFGYGLEFAPFYDISRLGAVIVKGLSLLPTRGNAPQRIVETPAGMLNAIGLQNIGVERFIGEVAPRLEDAGAVFVANIYGRTEEEYEEVARRLSAVPALAAVELNVSCPNVREGGIAFGSTAKGLYGLTRRVRAATAKPLWVKLSPNVTDIGEMARAAEDSGADAVSLVNTLLGMAVDPRTRRPRLGNVTGGLSGPAIKPVALRMVWEACKAVKIPVIGIGGIRSAEDALEFLLVGAAAVQVGTANFRNPNACIEIVEGIRDFLAREGIRGVKEYRGSFLP
- a CDS encoding dihydroorotate dehydrogenase electron transfer subunit; amino-acid sequence: MRANPRFVGGRILRNVGHGIFYRMEVAVPDRVEFVPGQFAMVSGWPGNDPLLPRPLAIFRSGGTRVSGTVEFVYKVVGRGTALLSGLHEGDPLSITLPLGNGFRLDDPDRTWWLAGGGVGFSTVFPAGMALSQGRSDFEMFLGARTREQLPPRDWTPGGNVPGRVHLCTDDGTAGFHGTVGAALRARLEALKPPEAGRLSILACGPREMLREIAETAGSRGVPAQVSLENHMACGFGVCWGCVTEVREGDGTAYRRVCKEGPVFDAREVVW
- the rimI gene encoding ribosomal protein S18-alanine N-acetyltransferase, which translates into the protein MAPCDLDGVMAIEEASFPTPWSRGMFAEDIDRPFSRPFVAEGAPGEILGYAVCWNVAGESHLLNIAVHPHFRGQGVGEALVRECIRRGALAGSERIHLEVRAGNEEAQRLYGRLGFAFQGIRRGYYTDTGEDALLLSREIRDRDAT
- a CDS encoding beta-ketoacyl-ACP synthase III; this translates as MRGARIMGTGRELPPRVVTNEELTKLMDTTDEWIVQRTGIRERRYAEAPVGNCHMGAAAARKAIDKAGISPEDIDLVIFATLSPDMYFPGVGVLVQDMLGLRTVGAIDVRNQCSGFVYGISVAEAYVKGGFHDHVLVVGSELHSKGLNFSTAGRDVTVIFGDGAGAAVVGPAEPGKGILSTHIHSEGKHARELCAAEPGFLQSPWLTHEVIDAGRHYPKMNGKYVFAHAVRRFPEVIREALSENGHTVSDLSLLIPHQANQRITQAVGAALELPEDKVFSNIERYGNTTAASIPIALDECLEQGRIREGDLVCLAAFGAGFTWASALIRW
- a CDS encoding arginine decarboxylase, pyruvoyl-dependent, which gives rise to MTVPAKVFFTKGVGRHREQLTSFELALRDAGIEKFNLVQVSSIFPPQARIVSKEAGLKLLSPGEIVYVVMSRCCSDEPRRLVAASVGCALPSDRSVYGYLSEHHAFGQTEKVAGDYAEDLAAAMLASTLGVEFDEDRSWDEKREVWKISGKIYKSFNITQSAIVKDEYTTTLAAAVLI